CAGGTTTGGCAGCATCAGGGCAAACCACCATTTCCCGCATCTATCACATCGATCGTGGGTATGAACGCATTGAAGAAAAACTGAAAAAAATGGGTGCAGACATTAAAAGGAAAAAAGGATGATTTATGTCAGATTATGAAGAATTCCAAAAGGAAGTTCAGCAAAATGAAAAGGAAAACGAAAAATTATTAGCTGAATTTGAAGGTTATTTAAGAAAAAAGGGACTTAAACCTAAGACTATACATAATCATAGGTTGAATGTTGATTTTTACATTAATGATTATTTGAATTATTATGATTCATTCAAAGCAGTTGAAGGTACCCAATTTATAAGCGGTTTTTTGGGTGATTGGTTTATTCGAAAAGCTCTTTGGTCCAGTAAAGCTTTTATAAAAAGTTCTGCAGCAAGCATTAAGAAATTTTATACTTTTATGTATGAAAAAAAACTTATTTCAAAAGACGATCTCGATGATTTAAAAATGGAAATAAAAGAAATGCTTCCTGATTGGTTAGAAGCCATGGAAAACTATGAAAACAGCATTGAAGATTGGTAGAATTTCTTAGTTTTGTTAGTTGTTAAGGAAAAATAATGAAAATTGCCGTTGCCATGAGTGGTGGAGTGGACAGTTCAGTAGCTGCTGCACTTTTGCAGAAACAAGGACATGAAGTTTTCGGTGTAACGATGCACCATTTTGACAATTCAGCTTATGGTTTTGATGTTGATGAAGGAATCGATCAGGCAATTTTGGATGCGGCAAAAGTTTGTGAAAAATTGCAGATTCCGCATCATGTTCTGGATATTCAAACTGAATTTCATAATATAGTAGAAAATCATTTCATAAATGAATATAAAGCAGGAAGAACTCCAAATCCCTGCACGCTTTGCAATCCCACTATCAAATGGGGAGTTTTTCACGATCAGGTTTTGGCTTTGGGAGCAGAAAAAGTGGCAACCGGACATTATGTGAAATTGATCGATGAAAAGGGAACCTTCCAAATTCACAAAGCGGAAGATTCCCACAAAGATCAATCCTATTATCTCTGGGCGTTGAATCAGAAGCAGCTTTCCAAAACCCTCTTCCCCATTTCTGAGCTAACAAAACCGGAAGTGCGCAAGATCGCAAAAGAAATGCTTCTGCCGGTTCATGAAAAAACCGACAGCCAGGAAATCTGCTTTATCAAAGGCCATTATGAAGATTATCTAAAAAAACATCTCGAATTTAAATCAGGCAACATAGTTTTGCAAAATGGAGAAATAATTGGAAAACACCGTGGATTACCACTTTACACAATCGGTCAGCGTAAAGGCTTGAACACTCCCTGGAAATCCGCCCTTTTTGTTTTAAAGTTGGATGTTGAGAAAAATGAACTCGTAGTTACAGATGATCCTGATGATCTGCTGGTTTCTGAATTTCGAATCAATAAAGTGAACTGGATCGATAAAATTCCCGAAGAGAAAGATGGAATTTCTGTTCAAATCCGCTACAATAGCAAACCTGTCCCCATCAAGAAATTAGAATGTTGTGAAACAAGTTTGAAAGTTATCCTTGAAAATCCGGTAAGAGCGGTAACGCCTGGTCAATCAGCTGTTTTTTATGAAACAGATCATCTGCTGGGCGGCGGAGTGATTTTATGAGAATCATTGCGAAAGAAATATTTTGCTCCCCTTCGTAAGGGGAGATTAAGAGGGGTTTTGTCAGATATTTAAATTTGATTATCAAAATCAAACCCCCTCCCAAAGGGGAACTTCGAGGATTAATTATATGAAAAATAGCTTAATATTTTTAGTATTAGCGTTGATCTCCAACTTGGTTGCACAAGAACCTGAATGGGTAAATGCCTTCATAGCAGGAAGAGCAATAGAAAATGCTCAAGAATATTATTTTGGAATTGGAATTGGAAATAGTTTTAAAGAATCTGATGATGATGCAAGATGTGAGTTTGCCAAGAATGTCGAGATCAAAATAGCTGAATCTATCCTGAATAAAAGAACAGAAATCAACTCGCAAGCTTCTGAAGAATTCAGTATGACCAGCGAAATTACAACTGATATGATATTGCGGGGAGTTTTTATAACAGAACGATATTACGATGAAAATGAAGATGAATATTTCAGTTTGATCTGCATAGTAAAAGAAGATTTTTTTGACCTTATTCAAAATGAGATCGAATTGGAAAAGCAGAGAAAAGCTGAAATCCTGGCTCAAACTCAAGAGATGAATCAACTGGATGAGCAGCTGAAATCGGAAGAATTAAAAAAGGATCAGACTGAATTAGATTATAAGAAGAAAAAACTTCAGCTCAAAAAAGAAAAAGAAGATATCGAATACGGTATTTACGAAGATTTCTTGTGCATGCAGCCACCAAGACGCATCATCAGCATCGAAACTGCCTGCATTTCCAAAAAGCTTTTTTCAACCGACTTTAAGCTAAGAATTGCACCTTACAAAGCTGATAAAATTGATTTCTCATTGAGATTGGGAATTGCGGAATTTATCGTACGAAATTATTGGCAAAATGAGGAGTTCAACACCTATAATTCAAGCATTAGACT
The Candidatus Cloacimonadota bacterium genome window above contains:
- a CDS encoding recombinase, producing MSDYEEFQKEVQQNEKENEKLLAEFEGYLRKKGLKPKTIHNHRLNVDFYINDYLNYYDSFKAVEGTQFISGFLGDWFIRKALWSSKAFIKSSAASIKKFYTFMYEKKLISKDDLDDLKMEIKEMLPDWLEAMENYENSIEDW
- the mnmA gene encoding tRNA 2-thiouridine(34) synthase MnmA — encoded protein: MKIAVAMSGGVDSSVAAALLQKQGHEVFGVTMHHFDNSAYGFDVDEGIDQAILDAAKVCEKLQIPHHVLDIQTEFHNIVENHFINEYKAGRTPNPCTLCNPTIKWGVFHDQVLALGAEKVATGHYVKLIDEKGTFQIHKAEDSHKDQSYYLWALNQKQLSKTLFPISELTKPEVRKIAKEMLLPVHEKTDSQEICFIKGHYEDYLKKHLEFKSGNIVLQNGEIIGKHRGLPLYTIGQRKGLNTPWKSALFVLKLDVEKNELVVTDDPDDLLVSEFRINKVNWIDKIPEEKDGISVQIRYNSKPVPIKKLECCETSLKVILENPVRAVTPGQSAVFYETDHLLGGGVIL
- a CDS encoding LPP20 family lipoprotein, whose translation is MKNSLIFLVLALISNLVAQEPEWVNAFIAGRAIENAQEYYFGIGIGNSFKESDDDARCEFAKNVEIKIAESILNKRTEINSQASEEFSMTSEITTDMILRGVFITERYYDENEDEYFSLICIVKEDFFDLIQNEIELEKQRKAEILAQTQEMNQLDEQLKSEELKKDQTELDYKKKKLQLKKEKEDIEYGIYEDFLCMQPPRRIISIETACISKKLFSTDFKLRIAPYKADKIDFSLRLGIAEFIVRNYWQNEEFNTYNSSIRLQLLPHAGRIVRYSISAGMESEDIPNEIGNKNFKEMNFSPRITGTICLPMYYSFVSCFVSNSEAVIAEQLYFPWDVFGEMLSFTAELKYVWNEDSRNKFGDEFLFQPGIHFQPTKTLGATFSYEENQKFIFTFEWSI